Genomic DNA from uncultured Methanospirillum sp.:
AGATGATCCTTCTTCTGATCGTCGGTGGTGCCATGGTGATGGAAGGTCATATCCAGCTCGGTGAACTGGTTGCATTTCTCGGTCTCTCATCAAACATCTCCTCGCCACTCTCACAGATATTCTCTCAGTACGCCCTGATCATCGGGGCAAGCGCCGGAGCGGCCCGGGTGTTCAGGATCCTTGACGAACAGCCGGTGGTTGCAGATCTCCCTGAAGCAAAACCGATGCCTCTGGTTGATGGAGATGTGAAGTTTGACGATGTTGATTTCGCATATGTTCCCGGCAGAACTGTCCTGAAGAACAATACGTTCAGGGCTCTTCCTGGTCAGGTATTCGGGCTGTGTGGTCCAACCGGGGCCGGCAAAAGCACCATCATCAACATCCTGACCCGGTATTATGACATCCAGTCAGGAGCGATCACCATAGACGGAGTCAGGATCGATGAGGTAGGACAGGACAGTCTCAGGATCCAGATCGCCCAGGTTCTGCAGGAACCCTTCCTCTTCTCAGGCACCATTCTGGAGAACCTGCGGTATGCACGGGGTGATGCTACTGATGATGAGTGTATCGCGGCTGCGAAACAGGCCGGAGCATACGAGTTCATCATGGCCCAGCCTGAAGGGTTTGATACCTTCCTCAATGACGGCGGCTCGAACCTCTCACAGGGCCAGCGGCAGATGCTTACCATTGCACGGGCCATGGTGTCAGAACCCCGCCTCCTGATCCTGGACGAGGCGACCAGCAATGTGGATACCAGAACAGAGAAACTGATCCAGTCCGGTCTTCTCAGCCTGCAGCAGGGGAAGACATCGTTCATTATTGCTCACCGGCTGTCCACGATTCGCCACTCTGACTGCATCCTTGTCATTAATCAGGGAGAGATCATCGAGAGGGGAACCCATGATGACCTGATGGCTGCACAGGGATTCTATTACAACCTCTACATGAGCCAGTTCAGGGGAAAACTCAGTTCCATAACCGGGATTGCATGAGTACACGGTATCCTGTGTCAGGGAAGAATAAACCTGACACTCCGGATTTACCAGGACTGACGAATCAGGAATCGTGAATCTGTTGTCCCGTTCTTTCCTGGCACTCCTCTTCGGTATACAGAATAAGAATCACGGGCAACATAATCTGGAGTTCAGCCAGTCCTGTGTTTAAAAACTCAACCCGGTGTTATTCGATGACCAATGATGAACGTTCAAAAGGAGAACTCGTCTCATATCTGATCCGTGATGAGATGGGAGACTGTATGCCGATAGACATCTGGTATGATGAGGATGTCTGGGTATTCAGGCCGTTTGGTAAGATTGATACCGGCCATTCTGTTGATCTGGATACTGCCCTTACTGAAGGTATCGGGCAGGGTATGAGGTTCATCGTTGTTGATCTCACTGATGTACCATACATTGCAAGTTCAGGTCTTCGTGCCCTGCTCAAATCTGCAAAGGGTGTAAAACCTGATGGAGGCTGTATTACAGTCTGTGGATTGAACGATGTTGTTCACGAAATTTTGCAGGTATCAGGACTCCTTCATATCTTTACGGTGTATCCTACCGCGAAGGAAGCAGTTGCTGCAATGAAGACTGTTGAAAGAAAATAAACAAAATATTTGTAGACCAGATCTTGTTTTTTACAAGTGCTGGCTACCTGCTGTAACGGCTTGAAATTTAAATGGTGGTTGCGTTAGCAGCTGAAGTGTTTGCACCGGTCTCTGCAAGTGGGCTGACGTTGGTCAGGTTCATTGCATTGTCAACGGTGGTGTTGTTTGCATCGAGGGTTACGTTTGCAACTGCATCGACGAGTTCAGTGGTGTTGTTTACTGCTTCTGTTGCAGTTGCGGTCTCTTCTGCTGCAAAACATCCGGGTGCGAGCACCAGTGCTGCAACCAGGAGGATAAGGAACTTAGTCATCCGATCCATATCACATGGTTGGAGGTTCCTCCCTATGAAGCTAAGTGGTTTAACCTTCTCAAGATGCGGTGCCACATGGGTTTTGACAGATTCCTCAGGAGCTCACTCCCGGATCGCGGATGAAAAATTCTCTTATGTTCACGTTTTAGATCTGTCTCAATGGTGTGGCCGCGCTTTCAATAGGCCTGATCCAGCAATCATTATATACTGGCTTTAGGGCGGAACATAGAAACAGACAGCAGGTCTGATCGGTTAGTATCTATCTCTCTGTGATCAACGACTCAGCCTCACATGTCTCTCGTTGAATTGGGTATCCTCGGGTTTGTGATCGGCCTCACCGGTGCCCTTGCACCCGGTCCTACCCTCATCGCAACAATTCAGTCAGCCATCAGAGAGGGGTGGAAGAGCGGACCCCTCGTTACCGGTGGTCATATCATCGCAGAACTCCTGGTGGTGATCCTGATTGCGGCGGGAATACCCTTCCTCCCTGAACAATCATCACTCCTCATTGCCGTTGCAGGTGGCACTGCGTTGATCATCTTCGGTGTTCTGACAATTCGATCAGCCAGGGGTGCCACTCTGTCCATGGCATCCACTGCTGCCGGATCCGGTTCCCCGTTTCTTGCCGGACTCATAACCAGCATCTCAAATCCGTACTTCTGGATCTGGTGGTTCTCGGTTGGCAGTGCCCTCCTGATCAGTTCTCTTGCAAGCGGTCTGGCCGGGCTTGTTGCTTTCATCTTCGGACACTGGTTATCAGATCTCAGCTGGTTCACGCTGGTCTCGCTAAGCATCCATAAAAGCCGGGTGTTGCTTGGTGACCGCGAATACATGCTTATCCTCTACGCATGTGGTGCAGTGCTGGTGATATTTGGGATATGGTTTGTTGTATCAGGTGTTCACTCGGTGTAAGGAAATCACCGGCATTTCACTCCTGTTGCCTTGAAGAAGGTGTAACAAAAAACGCCATCTGGCTCACAGGTCCGGTATAATCCCTGTATTCCTTCCTCAAACCTCTCCTCTGATATCAGTGCTGCAGCGACCGCATCCTTCTGCACTCCTTCAATCATCGCTGTAAATGTTTTTCTGGTAAATCCGTCAATAAGTTCCGGCTTACTGGCATCCACATACACCATGCGGGGAGAGACCCTGACCTCAGAAAACCCGCTCTCTGCCAGAAGCGGGTAGAGTCTTCTTCCTATGCATGCATCCCCGCCTGAACGGTGCTGCAGTTCGATCTGGGTCTGAACGGCATCGATGGCAGGCTGACTTGGAGGATAAAAATAAACAGATCCGTGATCTCCCTCAATCACCATGATCGATCCCCCGTGTTTTAAAACACGTTTCAGTTCGTTGAGTGCCTTTGTGGGTTCTGGAAGGTGCTCGAGTACGAAACAGAGGAAGATATGGTCGAATGTCTCGTCATCGTACGGGAGATCCCTGATATCTGCCTGTTCAAATGTGACCTGATTAACACAGGTGCCAGCTTCCTTTTTGAGTCGTTCTT
This window encodes:
- a CDS encoding methyltransferase domain-containing protein yields the protein MIQSAYVHGYSEREAARLADQANTLTQILHHDTRFPPGSLVLEAGCGTGAQTGIITTQNPDCRFHSIDISQSSLDTAEERLKKEAGTCVNQVTFEQADIRDLPYDDETFDHIFLCFVLEHLPEPTKALNELKRVLKHGGSIMVIEGDHGSVYFYPPSQPAIDAVQTQIELQHRSGGDACIGRRLYPLLAESGFSEVRVSPRMVYVDASKPELIDGFTRKTFTAMIEGVQKDAVAAALISEERFEEGIQGLYRTCEPDGVFCYTFFKATGVKCR
- a CDS encoding STAS domain-containing protein gives rise to the protein MTNDERSKGELVSYLIRDEMGDCMPIDIWYDEDVWVFRPFGKIDTGHSVDLDTALTEGIGQGMRFIVVDLTDVPYIASSGLRALLKSAKGVKPDGGCITVCGLNDVVHEILQVSGLLHIFTVYPTAKEAVAAMKTVERK
- a CDS encoding ABC transporter ATP-binding protein, with protein sequence MTMTPKPVSVSGTDQNDQYESIGLTLRRLLSYLTRYRFRLALAILFMIGFSVTMGILPALMGYATNIIAGHGSLEDLKQVLVYFIIDAAALWIFGHLTQHLLSKISQEGLYTLRTELFNHMQALSLSFFDRQPIGELMSRVSNDTDVIDQFFSNGIQQVLQSVTTIIVLTLVMLWINPVLTLLVYLAVFGMLAISSTIARISGPAFERMQELLGELNGYAEERLAGQKVTIAYNQQGNSGVGFSKLSGIVARTGGHAQFVALTSMPAATIMANLQMILLLIVGGAMVMEGHIQLGELVAFLGLSSNISSPLSQIFSQYALIIGASAGAARVFRILDEQPVVADLPEAKPMPLVDGDVKFDDVDFAYVPGRTVLKNNTFRALPGQVFGLCGPTGAGKSTIINILTRYYDIQSGAITIDGVRIDEVGQDSLRIQIAQVLQEPFLFSGTILENLRYARGDATDDECIAAAKQAGAYEFIMAQPEGFDTFLNDGGSNLSQGQRQMLTIARAMVSEPRLLILDEATSNVDTRTEKLIQSGLLSLQQGKTSFIIAHRLSTIRHSDCILVINQGEIIERGTHDDLMAAQGFYYNLYMSQFRGKLSSITGIA
- a CDS encoding LysE family transporter, which gives rise to MSLVELGILGFVIGLTGALAPGPTLIATIQSAIREGWKSGPLVTGGHIIAELLVVILIAAGIPFLPEQSSLLIAVAGGTALIIFGVLTIRSARGATLSMASTAAGSGSPFLAGLITSISNPYFWIWWFSVGSALLISSLASGLAGLVAFIFGHWLSDLSWFTLVSLSIHKSRVLLGDREYMLILYACGAVLVIFGIWFVVSGVHSV